A single window of Xylocopilactobacillus apicola DNA harbors:
- the era gene encoding GTPase Era, whose translation MIAVFKSGFVAIVGRPNAGKSTLMDRFLGSELSIVTSQPQTTRNSIKGIYTTEEEQIVFIDTPGIHKPKDLLGEQMDDYSYQSFKDADVILYVVDASVKLGKGEQYVIDKLNAQSVPVILVLNKIDLIHPDTLLSITDYFHQHLKYEKIIPLSAVTGQNFSELPNEIIKFLPVGEPLFNVDDLSDKPTIFFVAELVRKAILELTSEEIPHASAVEVLDMSQFENGKRLIEATIYVERDSQKKIIIGSKGSMIKNIGIHARKQIEELLGEKVNLKLWVKKAPKWRNTTTYLNSLGYRKEKR comes from the coding sequence ATGATCGCCGTGTTTAAATCTGGATTTGTAGCTATTGTAGGTCGGCCAAATGCTGGTAAATCAACATTGATGGATCGTTTTTTGGGATCTGAACTATCGATTGTAACTTCTCAACCGCAAACCACTCGCAATTCGATCAAAGGAATCTATACCACTGAAGAAGAGCAGATTGTTTTTATTGACACCCCAGGAATCCATAAACCTAAAGATCTTTTAGGTGAGCAAATGGACGACTATTCGTATCAATCATTCAAAGATGCAGATGTAATTCTTTATGTTGTCGATGCTTCGGTTAAATTAGGCAAAGGGGAACAATACGTTATCGATAAATTGAACGCTCAATCGGTACCAGTTATTCTTGTTCTAAATAAAATTGATCTAATTCACCCTGATACCTTGCTTTCGATTACTGACTATTTTCACCAACATTTAAAATACGAAAAAATAATTCCACTTTCAGCTGTGACAGGACAAAATTTTTCTGAACTTCCAAATGAAATTATTAAATTTCTACCGGTAGGTGAACCTTTATTTAATGTTGATGACTTATCTGATAAACCAACGATTTTCTTTGTTGCAGAGCTGGTACGAAAAGCCATTTTAGAGTTAACTAGTGAAGAAATCCCGCACGCAAGTGCCGTCGAAGTTCTTGATATGAGCCAATTTGAAAATGGTAAACGGTTGATCGAAGCAACAATTTATGTTGAGCGAGATTCACAAAAAAAGATTATTATTGGGTCCAAAGGTTCAATGATTAAAAATATTGGGATTCACGCTCGTAAACAAATCGAAGAATTGTTAGGTGAAAAGGTCAATTTAAAGCTCTGGGTCAAAAAAGCTCCAAAATGGCGCAACACCACAACTTATTTGAATAGCTTGGGTTACCGCAAAGAAAAACGTTGA
- the cdd gene encoding cytidine deaminase produces MDENLIQEALKVRERAYTPYSNFDVGAVLLTTDGVIFEGCNIENSSYGLTSCAERNAIFAAVTAGYHHFSKLVVIGDTKDVTIPCGACLQVMSEFFDSDMQIILANINGLQKSYRFQELFPASFNLRDDRRV; encoded by the coding sequence ATGGATGAAAATCTAATTCAAGAAGCGTTAAAGGTTAGAGAACGCGCTTATACTCCGTATTCTAATTTTGACGTCGGGGCAGTTTTACTAACAACTGATGGTGTTATTTTTGAGGGATGCAATATTGAAAATTCTTCATACGGATTGACCAGCTGCGCTGAGCGTAATGCAATTTTTGCGGCAGTTACTGCAGGATATCATCATTTTTCAAAGCTTGTAGTAATTGGTGACACTAAAGATGTAACGATTCCTTGTGGGGCATGCCTCCAGGTAATGTCTGAATTCTTTGATTCTGATATGCAAATCATTTTAGCAAATATTAATGGCTTACAGAAAAGTTATCGATTTCAAGAATTATTTCCTGCTAGTTTTAACTTAAGAGATGATCGCCGTGTTTAA
- a CDS encoding diacylglycerol kinase, translating to MAFKNSKFKHRNLFQAAKAAVFGIFFAFSQERNLRIDLVVFIVIGCLAKIFRFSLVEMIICFLNWVLIVSLEIVNTVFERLIDKMWGEEFNIEVKHLKDMAAAAVFVLSACLVIITAVIILAKIFHI from the coding sequence ATGGCCTTCAAAAATAGCAAATTTAAACATCGAAACTTATTTCAAGCTGCTAAAGCGGCTGTCTTCGGTATTTTTTTTGCATTTAGCCAAGAGCGAAATTTAAGAATCGATTTAGTCGTTTTTATTGTTATTGGATGTTTGGCTAAAATATTTAGATTCTCTTTGGTTGAAATGATTATTTGTTTCTTAAATTGGGTCCTAATCGTTAGTTTGGAAATTGTAAATACAGTTTTTGAACGTTTAATCGATAAGATGTGGGGCGAAGAATTTAACATTGAAGTGAAGCATTTAAAAGATATGGCGGCGGCGGCAGTGTTTGTTTTATCTGCTTGTCTAGTTATAATTACCGCAGTAATTATCTTAGCTAAAATTTTTCACATTTAA
- the ybeY gene encoding rRNA maturation RNase YbeY, with amino-acid sequence MELEIKIKDASLPEQYLKEVKDLIELGGKRLNHRDDTEVSITFVSDDEIHQINKNYRNKDRVTDVISFAIEDGEDTKILSMLADQGIPRDLGDLFIAPNFVFKRARDLGHSVERELGYTVIHGLLHLSGYDHTTSEQEDEMINLQEEILKSYGLQK; translated from the coding sequence GTGGAACTTGAAATAAAGATCAAAGACGCTTCCTTACCAGAACAATATTTAAAAGAAGTCAAAGATTTGATTGAATTGGGTGGTAAAAGACTTAACCATCGTGACGATACAGAGGTTTCGATTACTTTTGTTTCTGACGATGAAATTCATCAAATAAATAAGAACTACCGAAACAAAGACCGGGTTACTGATGTAATTAGTTTCGCTATTGAAGATGGTGAAGATACAAAAATTTTATCAATGCTTGCTGATCAAGGTATTCCTCGTGACCTAGGTGATCTCTTCATTGCACCTAACTTCGTCTTTAAAAGGGCCCGAGATCTTGGTCACAGCGTTGAAAGGGAGTTAGGATACACTGTAATTCACGGATTACTCCATCTAAGCGGATACGATCACACTACTTCTGAACAGGAAGACGAAATGATAAACTTACAAGAGGAGATTCTTAAATCCTATGGCCTTCAAAAATAG
- a CDS encoding PhoH family protein, with product MKNTSLDQFELFLPYPANIFQLFGINDVYLNLIEKTLSVKINVADGQLHVRGAKEQALTAKEVITQLEKMIDSDIDLTLTDVKRLLDPDLNQKHKDQDFFDEAIFRSKKGTMIRPKNETQKKFVQAVRNHDITFGVGPAGTGKTYLAAVMAVASLKSHQVDRIILTRPAVEAGESLGFLPGDLKEKVDPYLRPVYDVLDEVLGADQSARMIEHGVIEIAPLAYMRGRTLNNSFIILDEAQNTTSAQMKMFLTRLGLGSKMIVNGDISQIDLPSNTRSGLVQATKILKEIKEISLIEFTAKDVVRHHLVSKIIEAYEKKGS from the coding sequence TTGAAAAATACATCATTAGATCAATTTGAACTTTTTTTGCCTTATCCAGCTAACATTTTTCAACTTTTTGGGATTAACGATGTTTATTTAAACTTAATCGAAAAGACACTCAGCGTTAAAATCAATGTTGCTGATGGGCAGTTGCATGTTAGGGGTGCAAAAGAACAAGCCTTAACTGCTAAAGAAGTGATCACTCAATTAGAAAAAATGATTGATTCAGATATTGATTTAACTTTAACTGATGTCAAAAGATTATTAGACCCTGATTTGAACCAAAAACATAAAGACCAAGATTTTTTTGACGAAGCCATTTTTCGTTCCAAAAAAGGGACGATGATTCGCCCCAAAAATGAAACTCAAAAAAAGTTTGTTCAAGCGGTTAGAAATCATGACATTACTTTTGGGGTTGGTCCTGCTGGTACTGGAAAAACATACTTAGCAGCTGTAATGGCAGTTGCTAGTTTAAAATCTCACCAGGTAGATCGAATCATTTTGACGCGACCTGCTGTTGAAGCTGGGGAAAGTCTCGGATTTTTACCGGGTGATTTAAAGGAGAAAGTTGATCCTTATTTACGACCAGTCTACGATGTTTTGGATGAAGTTTTAGGTGCTGATCAAAGCGCTCGCATGATCGAACATGGAGTTATTGAAATTGCACCCCTGGCTTATATGAGAGGACGAACTTTAAATAATTCATTCATCATTTTAGACGAAGCTCAAAATACTACTTCTGCTCAAATGAAAATGTTTCTAACTAGACTTGGATTAGGCTCTAAAATGATCGTTAATGGTGACATCTCACAAATTGATTTACCGTCCAATACTAGAAGTGGACTAGTTCAAGCTACCAAAATTTTAAAAGAAATTAAGGAAATCAGCCTTATTGAGTTTACAGCAAAAGATGTCGTCAGACACCACTTGGTATCAAAAATTATTGAAGCTTATGAAAAGAAGGGTAGTTGA
- a CDS encoding ribonuclease H family protein, whose translation MPNITVYTDGGTRNTGNYKGGKVQATDLAAWAYLITYDEKKFYASDGVLGATNNQMELTAVLKALKKLDQSKGNDYPITIYSDSRYLVDAINKNWLDGWAKKKWRKSDGGKVLNQDLWQEIYQLLRLFSKIKFVWVKGHSVNKGNIFVDQALNKTMDKMSSNTH comes from the coding sequence TTGCCAAATATTACAGTTTACACCGATGGTGGTACCAGAAACACTGGAAATTATAAAGGTGGTAAGGTTCAAGCAACTGATTTAGCGGCTTGGGCTTACCTAATTACTTATGACGAAAAAAAATTTTATGCAAGTGATGGAGTTCTCGGCGCAACCAATAATCAGATGGAACTAACTGCTGTTTTAAAAGCGCTAAAAAAGCTTGATCAGTCCAAAGGCAATGATTATCCAATTACTATTTACTCAGATTCTAGATATCTAGTCGACGCAATTAATAAGAATTGGCTCGATGGTTGGGCTAAAAAAAAATGGCGGAAATCTGACGGTGGTAAAGTTCTTAATCAAGATCTTTGGCAAGAAATATATCAATTACTGAGACTTTTTTCAAAAATTAAGTTTGTTTGGGTTAAAGGACATTCAGTGAATAAAGGAAATATTTTTGTTGATCAAGCATTAAATAAAACAATGGATAAAATGAGTTCAAATACTCATTAA
- the rpsU gene encoding 30S ribosomal protein S21, translating to MTRTIVRKNESLDDALKRFKRAVSKSGTLQEYRKREFYEKPSVKRKLKSEAARKRKKK from the coding sequence TTGACGAGGACAATTGTTCGAAAGAACGAATCTCTTGATGATGCTTTAAAACGTTTTAAAAGGGCAGTTTCAAAGAGCGGAACGTTACAAGAATATCGTAAACGGGAATTCTATGAAAAACCAAGTGTTAAGCGTAAGTTAAAGTCTGAAGCAGCACGCAAGAGAAAGAAAAAATAA
- a CDS encoding YitT family protein: MNTNFSEIFHRYQRWNKLMAAITYAISVTIAINVFWSSSNLYGSGVTGLAQLIQTISIRYFHLNFLTTPVMLFVLNIPLMIIAWQKIGHHFTFYTLVSLGLSTIFMHYVSGEPLTTNPIINAVFGGLINGAGTGFALRIGISTGGLDIIGILVRRKTGRSIGNINMIFNFFILLASAILFGWPTAFYSAIGIFVSARVMDALYTQQQRMQVIIVTDQPKKVIENVKIGMHRGVTIIGEAKGAYSKNEKTILLTIISRYELYDFRQIMKETDPHSFVSITSVAKLYGNFYEKKVA; encoded by the coding sequence ATGAATACAAATTTTTCAGAAATATTTCATCGTTACCAACGTTGGAATAAATTAATGGCAGCAATCACCTATGCAATTTCCGTCACCATTGCAATCAACGTTTTTTGGTCATCAAGTAATCTCTATGGTTCAGGGGTAACGGGACTTGCTCAGCTGATTCAAACGATCAGCATACGCTACTTTCATCTAAATTTTTTAACGACGCCAGTGATGTTATTTGTCTTAAACATTCCTTTAATGATAATTGCTTGGCAGAAAATCGGTCATCATTTTACTTTTTATACTTTAGTTTCACTAGGACTTTCGACAATTTTTATGCATTACGTTTCAGGGGAACCTTTAACTACTAATCCGATTATTAACGCAGTTTTTGGCGGATTAATTAACGGTGCAGGAACCGGTTTTGCACTTAGAATTGGCATTTCTACAGGCGGACTAGACATCATCGGAATATTGGTCCGCCGGAAAACCGGACGTTCTATTGGTAATATCAATATGATCTTCAATTTTTTCATTTTGTTAGCTTCAGCTATTCTCTTTGGCTGGCCCACCGCTTTTTATAGTGCCATCGGAATTTTTGTCAGTGCCAGGGTTATGGACGCTTTATATACTCAACAGCAACGAATGCAGGTTATAATAGTTACTGACCAACCGAAAAAAGTAATCGAAAACGTCAAGATTGGCATGCATCGCGGAGTAACAATCATCGGCGAAGCAAAAGGTGCGTACTCTAAAAATGAAAAAACGATCCTTCTGACAATAATATCTCGCTATGAGTTGTACGATTTTAGACAAATTATGAAAGAAACTGATCCACATTCGTTTGTTAGTATCACTAGTGTAGCAAAGCTTTACGGCAATTTTTATGAAAAAAAAGTTGCATAA
- a CDS encoding DUF5067 domain-containing protein, with product MKKSLISILILSSTVLLVGCQNNASNSSKSSSEKNKSTAVKKSSKPTDNDKVKNQKFSFNDKQVDNSEFTIKITKHKVIKPGKKGNSNGKKPVIAFWYEVKSKTDNKVVDPLTAWQAVLKAEQLDDKATKQTLNVAPLPDNKYLESQRTVIKKGKTVENAIAYELNTLKNPVKLIAIKGIFGEGSGEETFKLK from the coding sequence ATGAAAAAAAGTTTAATTTCAATTTTGATATTGTCGTCAACGGTTTTGCTTGTAGGATGTCAAAATAATGCAAGCAATTCTTCAAAAAGTAGTTCAGAAAAGAATAAATCCACTGCAGTTAAAAAATCCAGCAAGCCAACCGATAACGATAAAGTAAAAAATCAAAAGTTTAGTTTTAACGATAAACAGGTAGATAATAGTGAATTTACAATTAAAATCACCAAGCACAAAGTAATTAAACCTGGTAAAAAAGGAAATTCTAATGGCAAGAAACCAGTAATTGCTTTTTGGTACGAAGTTAAAAGCAAGACTGACAATAAAGTGGTTGATCCACTGACTGCTTGGCAAGCAGTTTTGAAGGCTGAGCAACTTGATGACAAGGCCACTAAGCAAACTTTAAATGTTGCACCGCTTCCGGATAATAAGTATTTGGAATCACAAAGAACAGTGATCAAGAAAGGAAAAACAGTTGAAAACGCGATTGCATACGAATTAAATACTTTAAAAAATCCAGTGAAACTTATTGCGATTAAAGGAATTTTCGGTGAAGGAAGTGGAGAAGAAACTTTTAAACTTAAGTAA
- a CDS encoding DUF3310 domain-containing protein, producing the protein MTEKYDEVTNPRHYTENYPIQPIEVIEQTEMSYNLGQIFKYLIRAPYKGNELQDLRKANYYINWLKAPEISKLLKSKKSKKIITSFFQAAINKSEQAPLFFKKSFEKGLMENSPITFIETIKELVTARIDQL; encoded by the coding sequence ATGACGGAAAAATATGATGAAGTAACAAATCCCCGACATTACACGGAAAATTATCCGATCCAACCAATTGAAGTAATTGAACAAACTGAAATGAGTTATAATCTTGGACAAATTTTCAAATATCTAATCAGAGCCCCTTACAAGGGTAACGAATTGCAGGATCTTAGAAAAGCCAACTATTACATCAATTGGTTAAAAGCACCTGAAATCAGCAAATTATTGAAATCTAAAAAATCGAAAAAAATAATTACCTCATTTTTTCAAGCCGCAATCAATAAAAGTGAACAAGCACCTCTATTTTTTAAAAAATCATTTGAAAAAGGGTTAATGGAAAATAGTCCAATCACCTTTATTGAAACGATTAAAGAACTTGTGACTGCAAGAATTGATCAGCTGTAA
- a CDS encoding pyruvate, water dikinase regulatory protein encodes MVKKITVYAVSDSLGDTAIKLARAIMAQFPNLTVNYIKFPFCNDEKKISEIVNEAVDSNAIIIFSLGGKGLAKFMTSYSKSQNVPSFDLMTPIIDYIQEKTGQEPSGEVGAVHRLNENYFNRISAVEFAVLYDDGKDPKGFLEADLVLVGVSRTSKTPLSLFLANRNLKVANYPLVQNATIPNELFQIDHKKIVGLTTDPDVLIRIRQERLISYGLSPDAAYSDMKNIEKELSEADAMFKKLDCIVINTAHRSIEETAALILQSLKLDDEGQPIK; translated from the coding sequence ATGGTAAAAAAAATAACAGTATATGCAGTTTCAGATTCACTTGGAGACACTGCAATTAAATTAGCACGAGCAATTATGGCTCAATTTCCAAATTTAACGGTTAATTACATCAAATTCCCATTTTGTAATGATGAAAAAAAGATTTCGGAGATAGTTAACGAAGCGGTTGATAGTAATGCAATTATCATTTTCTCTTTGGGTGGAAAAGGTTTGGCCAAATTTATGACGAGCTATAGTAAATCACAAAATGTTCCAAGTTTTGATTTAATGACGCCGATCATTGACTACATTCAAGAGAAAACAGGGCAAGAACCAAGTGGAGAAGTTGGAGCTGTTCATCGACTTAACGAAAATTATTTTAACCGAATTTCAGCAGTTGAATTTGCCGTTTTATATGACGATGGAAAAGATCCGAAAGGATTTTTAGAAGCCGATTTAGTTTTAGTTGGTGTTTCTAGAACTTCTAAAACCCCGCTATCCCTGTTTTTGGCAAATCGTAATTTGAAAGTTGCCAATTATCCTTTGGTGCAAAATGCAACTATTCCAAATGAACTATTCCAAATTGATCACAAAAAAATTGTTGGTTTGACAACTGATCCTGATGTATTAATTCGAATTAGACAGGAACGTTTGATTTCCTATGGACTTAGCCCAGATGCTGCTTATTCTGATATGAAAAATATCGAAAAGGAGCTTTCAGAAGCTGATGCAATGTTCAAAAAACTGGATTGCATTGTTATTAATACAGCGCATCGTTCAATTGAGGAAACCGCGGCGCTTATTTTACAGAGCTTAAAATTAGATGACGAAGGTCAGCCAATCAAATGA
- a CDS encoding Xaa-Pro dipeptidyl-peptidase, with product MTTYHAFSKYDQFDPEKELRKINFLSETGNFADRFSFYFEKLVSSEDQLNFIAADKNQSLAELISQKPKCLSSEVFYTLVLQIMDFNLGLEFQINHAIDFLKTSEQNILSESIVDESNIEKFIFNTLNLRSANGLSLIDNLANDGFLKNINSPLFFAGKTLPVFDQYVRENYYLDTRIDTDQDGFSDQVLVEVTRPKTNNKVPVILCADPYYKGTNEMSEHLNSIEGDLFVKEPGVFKDLGMTDYPEAPTKNMINSLDQPTKRSANQATKDFPLNDYFLARGFAVAYVAGLGTRGSDGMRTTGDAAETITYCHAVKFLSGNEAGSKTRDGAKKIILPWTNGSVAMTGRSYLGTLATATATKNPNGLKTIISESAISNWYDYYRENGLVVAPGGYPGEDADVLALDTYSRWFDGMQYLKTHQLFQNFMDELKNEQDRQTGNYNQFWRDRNYLPEADQIQVDCLYAHGLNDWNVKPINVYNIFHQAKNAKVKVILHQGQHISPHDLASIDYLDLCNLWLTDHLYEKENHVVDMLPPVMVQNNRNPGHWSGLSDWGSKHQKSIKLGSNLFSYTDDLTRIYREKFNQNLTDYESAFALKDEIFKDRCFYKDLNLKEDLVIDGQINLKVKMSTDHETGILSAALYEINASKISTTVTNPVPNRFFQLIPGQERMPLKDFQQKNAAYRLISFGHLNLQNIEGPDRVNQVIANQEIDLTLALQPTIYQLDKNSTLRLVLFGSDMKYTTHVLTPQIYQLDLPNSQIEIPYK from the coding sequence ATGACAACTTATCACGCTTTTAGCAAATACGATCAGTTTGATCCTGAAAAAGAGCTGAGGAAAATAAATTTTTTGAGCGAAACGGGGAATTTTGCAGACCGTTTTAGCTTTTATTTTGAAAAACTAGTCAGTTCAGAAGATCAGTTAAATTTCATTGCTGCTGATAAAAATCAAAGTTTAGCTGAACTTATCTCGCAAAAACCTAAATGCCTTTCGTCCGAAGTTTTTTATACGTTAGTACTTCAAATTATGGATTTTAACTTAGGACTTGAGTTTCAAATCAATCACGCAATTGATTTCCTAAAGACTAGCGAGCAGAATATTTTGTCTGAATCGATTGTTGATGAAAGTAATATCGAGAAATTTATCTTTAACACTTTAAATTTACGTTCGGCAAATGGTCTTTCCTTGATTGATAATTTGGCAAACGATGGTTTTTTAAAAAACATCAACTCACCCCTATTCTTTGCTGGCAAAACTTTGCCGGTTTTTGATCAATATGTTAGGGAAAATTATTATTTGGATACGAGAATTGATACCGATCAAGACGGTTTTAGCGATCAAGTTTTAGTTGAAGTGACCCGTCCAAAAACTAATAATAAAGTTCCCGTTATTCTGTGTGCCGACCCTTATTACAAAGGCACTAATGAAATGTCTGAGCACCTTAATTCAATTGAGGGAGATCTATTTGTTAAAGAGCCTGGCGTCTTTAAAGATTTAGGAATGACAGATTATCCTGAAGCTCCAACAAAAAATATGATCAATTCCCTTGATCAGCCAACGAAACGATCGGCTAATCAGGCAACGAAAGATTTTCCCTTAAATGATTATTTTCTCGCTCGTGGTTTCGCTGTCGCTTACGTTGCAGGATTGGGAACGCGAGGATCAGATGGGATGCGGACCACAGGTGATGCAGCTGAGACTATTACCTATTGTCATGCAGTAAAATTTTTAAGCGGGAACGAAGCAGGATCTAAAACCAGAGATGGAGCCAAAAAAATTATTTTGCCTTGGACAAACGGATCAGTGGCAATGACTGGCCGTAGTTATTTAGGAACATTGGCAACTGCGACAGCAACTAAAAATCCGAACGGTCTTAAAACAATTATCTCTGAATCAGCAATTTCTAATTGGTACGATTATTATCGTGAAAATGGACTGGTTGTCGCACCTGGTGGTTATCCTGGAGAAGATGCGGACGTTTTAGCCCTAGATACCTACTCCCGTTGGTTTGATGGAATGCAATACTTAAAAACTCATCAGCTGTTCCAAAATTTCATGGATGAATTGAAAAATGAGCAAGATCGCCAAACAGGTAACTATAATCAATTTTGGCGGGATCGCAACTATTTGCCTGAGGCAGATCAAATTCAGGTTGACTGTTTATATGCACATGGTTTAAATGATTGGAACGTGAAACCCATTAATGTTTACAATATTTTTCATCAAGCCAAAAACGCCAAAGTAAAAGTTATTTTACATCAGGGCCAACATATTAGTCCACATGATTTAGCTTCAATCGATTATCTTGATCTTTGCAATCTGTGGTTGACCGATCATTTGTATGAAAAAGAGAATCACGTTGTGGATATGCTTCCTCCCGTAATGGTACAAAACAATCGAAATCCGGGACATTGGAGTGGTCTGAGTGATTGGGGCAGTAAACATCAAAAAAGCATTAAATTGGGCTCGAATCTTTTTTCTTACACTGATGATCTCACCAGAATTTACCGAGAAAAATTCAACCAAAATCTTACAGATTATGAATCTGCATTTGCGTTAAAGGATGAAATATTTAAAGATCGATGCTTTTATAAAGATTTAAATCTGAAAGAAGATCTAGTTATTGATGGTCAAATAAATCTTAAAGTAAAAATGTCCACCGATCATGAGACGGGCATTTTAAGTGCGGCGTTGTATGAAATAAATGCTAGTAAAATTTCAACGACGGTCACAAATCCAGTGCCTAATCGATTTTTTCAGCTGATTCCAGGTCAAGAAAGAATGCCGTTGAAAGATTTTCAGCAAAAAAATGCAGCATATCGCTTAATCAGCTTTGGACATCTCAATTTACAAAATATTGAAGGTCCTGATCGGGTTAATCAAGTAATTGCGAACCAAGAAATTGATTTGACTTTAGCCCTGCAGCCAACAATTTATCAGTTAGATAAAAATTCGACTTTACGATTAGTTTTGTTTGGTAGTGATATGAAATATACCACTCACGTTTTAACACCCCAAATTTACCAACTTGACTTACCTAATTCTCAAATTGAAATCCCTTATAAGTAA
- the hslU gene encoding ATP-dependent protease ATPase subunit HslU, with translation MNENTKTLTPKEIVSELDKYIVGQQEAKKAVAIAIFNRHRRLLLDRKWQEAITPKNLMMIGPTGVGKTEIARRLARVVGAPFIKVEATKFTEVGYVGRDVESMVRDLADIAANMIKKEKRKAVREQATKAANARLIKILSSKKNKEDDESNPEQSMMSAINSLGNIFGLPTNNSEKDDVKVAELTEDQKKTEEDKQNKKKISDQLDIADKLNDRELEDKIVTIKVKETSQGNPTLDSMGSMGVDMSETLERLVPPRYVERKMKVKEAREVLIDEETDKLIDSSDINLEAIKLAENSGIIFIDEFDKIANGNSHNTGEVSREGVQRDILPIVEGSQVKTKYGMVDTDHILFIASGAFEQSKPSDLIAELQGRFPIRVELNNLSEADFRRILTEPDDAIIKQYKELIKTDGVEIDFKPEAIDKIAQIAAELNDKNENIGARRLATVIEKLLEDILFETPGMNTGKIEITEQYVENKLDGIVSDHDLSEYIL, from the coding sequence ATGAATGAAAACACAAAGACTTTAACCCCAAAAGAAATAGTTAGCGAGCTCGATAAATACATTGTTGGTCAGCAAGAAGCGAAGAAAGCAGTTGCAATTGCAATTTTTAATCGGCATCGACGACTTTTACTAGACCGTAAGTGGCAAGAGGCAATCACTCCCAAAAATTTAATGATGATTGGACCAACTGGCGTTGGTAAAACTGAAATTGCTCGTCGTTTAGCTCGAGTTGTAGGAGCTCCTTTTATTAAGGTCGAAGCTACTAAATTCACCGAAGTAGGATACGTTGGTCGGGATGTTGAATCAATGGTTCGTGATTTAGCTGATATTGCTGCTAATATGATCAAAAAAGAAAAAAGAAAAGCAGTCCGAGAACAAGCGACCAAAGCAGCCAATGCACGTTTGATTAAAATTTTATCGTCGAAAAAAAATAAAGAAGACGATGAATCAAATCCTGAACAATCGATGATGAGTGCGATCAATAGCTTGGGAAACATTTTCGGTCTTCCAACAAATAATTCAGAAAAAGATGATGTTAAAGTTGCTGAACTAACTGAAGATCAGAAAAAAACTGAAGAAGATAAGCAAAATAAAAAGAAAATTTCAGATCAGTTAGATATTGCTGATAAGTTAAACGACAGAGAATTAGAAGACAAAATTGTTACTATCAAAGTGAAAGAAACTTCGCAAGGAAACCCAACATTAGATTCGATGGGGTCGATGGGAGTTGATATGTCAGAAACTTTAGAACGTTTAGTGCCTCCTCGTTATGTTGAAAGAAAAATGAAAGTCAAAGAAGCAAGGGAAGTATTAATTGATGAAGAAACCGATAAATTAATTGATTCAAGTGATATAAATCTTGAAGCAATTAAATTGGCAGAAAATTCCGGAATAATTTTTATTGATGAGTTTGATAAAATTGCAAACGGAAACTCTCACAATACTGGCGAAGTTTCTCGGGAAGGGGTTCAAAGAGATATCCTGCCAATTGTTGAGGGATCGCAAGTTAAAACTAAATACGGAATGGTCGATACCGATCACATTCTCTTTATCGCATCAGGTGCTTTTGAACAAAGTAAACCAAGTGATTTAATTGCAGAATTACAAGGAAGATTTCCAATCAGAGTTGAGTTAAACAATTTGTCAGAAGCTGATTTTCGGCGAATTTTAACTGAACCAGACGACGCAATTATTAAGCAATACAAGGAATTAATTAAAACTGATGGGGTTGAGATTGATTTTAAGCCGGAAGCTATTGATAAAATTGCCCAAATTGCCGCTGAACTTAACGATAAAAATGAAAATATTGGCGCACGACGCTTGGCAACAGTAATTGAAAAATTACTTGAAGACATATTATTTGAAACCCCTGGTATGAACACGGGAAAGATTGAAATTACCGAACAGTACGTTGAGAATAAACTTGACGGAATTGTTTCCGATCACGATTTAAGTGAATATATTCTTTAA